The following nucleotide sequence is from Myxocyprinus asiaticus isolate MX2 ecotype Aquarium Trade chromosome 21, UBuf_Myxa_2, whole genome shotgun sequence.
AGAAATGACATCATAGTTTCATCTCTGAGAAATAGAATACCGAAAGTGCAGCTTTCTGAAGGCAATAGGACCTAGTAAATGTTTTAGGTCTTTTTAAAGAAGAACATTTATATGAGCGAACTAGCTCAGTGGAAGCTCTACCAAGCCAAAATTACAAACTCCTTTGTCTTGTGAAATTGCATCTCATCATTATATTTGAAATATGAGTGAAAAAAATCCTGTGGCTGTGTGCTTGCGATATTCTCTTAGTCATCTTCAGTCTGAGAGACAAACAAAGATCCTGTACTTCACCAAGAGTTAAGTATATAGTTTGACTGACAACAAACTCCTACATTATTCCATGTCAATGCCGTTGAAAATGTGAAGGTTGTTTTGAAACATACCTTCTGCATTCATAAATGTATATTTGAGTTTTTTGAACTGGGGATCTCCTTTATAATATGAATCTGATTTCAGGTCATTGTCATACATTAGATTTCCATTAACTTATTGAAATTAGATGTGATAGATCAATGTGCCATGAAGCCCTAAATAGatataataatttgtgttcttaattaaaaaaaaattattgatctgTCTGATTGCTATATGGACAAAATAGATATTTAAACAGAAATTTTTGAAACTCCACAGAAGACACCACTGTATTAAAACAATCTTTTTATAAAAGAATTTCCCAGGCGTTCCTTTTGCTTATGCATACAATGGAACATTCCTCTCTGTCTTGCCATACTGTGTACTAACAAAAAGAGAAAACCTTGTCATTTCCTCTGTGAGTAAAACCACTTCCGGTAAAACATGACAGCTTTGTATCAGCTTAAACTGTGTTGACCTTTTCATATTAAAGAGTATAGGCCATGCACAACACTGCTCCTCTACATTCCCCTTCACAAATACAAAGTACAAGTAAATATTTCCCATCCATGtcacaaaagacaaaaataatattttttagataTGTAATTTCTTACAAATGGCTCATATACTTTCAAACACCTTTTGagtttataatataaaataagtcCAGTCTTTTGAGGCAATGCACAGCTCTCCAAATGACTGTTTTCTGTAGACTACTGACTAAGCCAAGATCTTGTGTGAGGTCtcacaacaaaaacaaagaataaaatggGTAACTTGTTCATTTAGAAATATCTTAAATGTTGAACTACTGAAACAAAATAGCCATAACTTTAAATTCCCTGTAAATCTGTTATATAACAGATTACCATTCACTCAATATGTCACTCAAAAGCTCATACTTCTGCAATCACTCTTGATATTTGTGGAAAATGCGCAGTCATTGTGATGCTtgatacagtcttcttattttgtgtatactgtatattgtatattattaggtgtatattgtatattgtgttatgtaacaagatgtgtaaactgtgttatgtgtaaatcagatgtttattgtaattgtcatactgctatgttgcttggaactgcacccaagactttcacccactgttgcacttgtgtatatggttgtgtgacaataaaggtaTTTGATTACCACAGAAGGGTTTAAAGTGGTAAAAGCAGCCGCTTAAGGCCCCTCAGCCACAAGGGGGCaaggtcattttttatttatttattttatttatttattgttatttatagtcattttttgttaatttataaagtTCTTTTTTGGTCATTTATTGTTAgagttgcactcagtaacttttgtctttgtgtcatcttgtacTTACACTGAAACCTAGTagcttggatgtagcatcatttaaaatctatagtttacagtttcagatgccattgtagaaattcagtattcacagtcgtccatgattactttaatcaatgagtgaaagtgtcaaataacaggacggttactaagattaagcgagtagtattcggctggtcatgtgattttaacatggcagcccccatgtgcggaccctctccatgtagaattaaacagctTTGATAAGGTCACTGATGTGACTgaagtctttattttaatgtgaatggtaatgatttcctacatatattgcaaaattacaattcatgtctttaggagttaaacttttttaatgaggaaagttactgagtgcacctttaacttattgttcatttattattaatttgttcttcatttattgttaatttttgtgttttgtgtaattaaTATATACCAATTTTAAGCtaatattttcaaatttgttgaagactgtattgtggtGTCATTATTGGGTGGGATCCGGGAAGGGCCTCTAAGTAGGAGTCCACTTAGGGATCCCATATGCTTGGAAACGGCCTTGCCTTTTACAGTCATTTCATGAGAAATACATGAGAATTTAACTCTAACCCCTTTAATCATATTTCTTAACATCCCAGGACGTTACAACAGAgtctgcaaaaataataatgtgtGATTTGATATGAAACTGTCAAATGTCAGTGTCCACATTATGGGGCAGTGGCCTCCAGGATGTTACAGCAGATGATTTGCAGCATGTGTTGCTAAAGTCTGGGCCTGACATTTTTGTGGTAGAATAACCAAACTAAGGCCACCAAGTATTTGGCAAGGAGGCTAACTGTCAAAGGGACATGAACAATAAAGTGGTcccagaaagtatttggacactttcaggttgtcaaactttgtagaattaacttgatgtgaTGAACttcacctgtgtgaacttcaggACAAGTAATGCACATCTACTAAAAGTAACTTTGGCACTTGTTGTTTAAAACTTACAGCAAAAATGACTAAGAGAAATATATCTAAATAAAGGTCTggtatcatttgtttgcagatgccacttggcttGATATTTTGTCTATTGCAAtggaattaatttttttaagtgtgaaTTAAGCATCCTAATAGGGTACAATgtggctaaaggcaccccttaagggaaatttgcttttttctggtcacaaaatacATCATCAAGAATATTGATAGAGCagcataatttgtgtaaaaagaaataataacagaaggttgttttgatccttaattattaaaaaaaataaacatggcgagggggccttttaccccacgcgagggggccttttaccccacacttggggtaaaacgCCCCCAGGGGGGTAGATATAAgtgcaatagttatagggcaaaatttgtcaacttatgcaaatacttttgagacagcaagatgcttttttgagtaacaaattaagataatgcttcttcaaaataaccacttttgCAAAGGTTGCATCATTTCCTGTTAATTGCAATCTCATctggcatttcataacatataTGTaacattctataaacaaattaatctccattatgATTAGATCAGTCAGTgtaagcccactttgaacattcttcagaacaaatctattccccacTCTACggggaaaaaaaactgtgttttatgCAGGCCTCCTTGCAACAAGGGTgcattttaccccaaatactatcctaaTAGCATTTggggttaaaataaataaataaataaataaaataaaataaaataaaataaattaaaacttttgatgtaatcaaaataaatgtgatcatttcagaGATGTCCATTAGCTAAATACATGttagatttttaaatattagattaacctcaaaatcaaactttacatGCATTCAGACATTGCATGCATTGATCTCATGGATCatggaaagtgctgtggtagtttttgttgctattcagtgttttgggagaaaatcaaatcaaatgtgccttttacACCAGGGGCCTTTGACCTTAccctttggggccactgtataaggTGATGCCATGACATCATTCaattataaaactttaaaaaaaaaaatgtcagtaaaTGCCTTATAGTGACAAGTAGAGCAAAACACTAGCCCATTTTGACACTCATTTTGAGTTAATCAAACACAGTATTCCAGTACTTGTATGATTAAATTAATACGTTATTAAAAGTTCTAAAAtcaggtttgttttgttttaatctgATTGGTTTTGTCATTCTAGTTGTATATTTTGAAAACTACTGTTAAATTTGActgggttttgttgttgttgtgctgtATTACCAGTCCAGAAAGGTTTGTTCAAATCGTCTTTATGTGTAGCCCCATCTTATTGTGTGTTTCGAAAATATTGCTAAACCGAGACGATGTAGGTTGATTTCAGGAAACAATGACGCACACAGGGGCAGGGTCTTTAACGTATTGTACTGTGGAAAAGTTCTTGTCTGAAGTTCGCTGAGACATTTTCTTTCGCATCTTCTACTTGACAGGGAAAATAGAATGAGATTTTACCACATAATAACTTTGACACTGGCGATAATATGCCTTTTTGGGGACAGTGGGCTTGGTAAGTTcatttttatgatcatttttgcctttaaaatgtgttgttttattaattacataatgCAATATTGAGACGTTTTATAGTGTCGTATATTATAAAACGTTACTTGACTGAATGAAGTAGattattgtaaatataaacatcgCAATGATCTGTAGAGAAACTGAAAGTGTTGCTGAGCTTTAGAAAGTGTGTATCTTAATGACGTGAAGCTCGACAGTTATATTTTATAaacgaaattaaaataaaataagaaaagtaATTTGACATTCGTGGTAGTTAACTATGAAATTGTGTCACTGTTATGTTTTGAGAATATCAGTACACCCGGTTCTGTAACAATAAACAATGAATCTGCTAGAGGAATTTACAGTGACAcaattaggggccgttcacaccgaacaccaAACTGTTTTTCAGTTGATTTACTGTCTTGTTTTTGACTGGAGCGCGGCGTTTTTTAAGACTCCGCTgttaaaacgcgtctcgagacacctgcgttctgctctgttcgtggcgctgcgtctagctttCTTTAGAGCAagaacgcgttcggtgtgaacggcccctaatttCTGCGTAGAAAGGATGAAGAGGTCCACTTATAGACCATCAAATGTGTTAATGACgattcattattaaaaaaattaattaaaaaaagtatgaGTATTATACTCATAGCCTACTGATTTGCTCATACTgtcaatagtaataataacttaAAAGATGCTTTTAGTCAGATGTTTTGGGAATTTGTCAGTGCATAATGTCTGACAATCCCCTCATCTGTCACACTGTATTTTCCCTGAGCACAGGAGCCCCCTCCAAAGGCAGGTATAAGTGGGTGAAATGCAGGCCTGGCAGTAAGAACGCAAACTGTGAAACACAGATGGGCCCCTTGGTGCCACTGGCAGGGCTCAAAACTCGACTTCCACCTTCTGCAATAAAATACATGTAAGTTGCttgtttattcattgtcattttttatatatcagtCTGATCagcttcttcttctttctttttattttttttttataatgaatcgTTTTATATATCAGTCTGATCAGTTACTTCTTTTATTGCTTGTTTGTTCATGTCCAGGTTTAGTAAAACTAAAGGGTCATGTAATTGTTAAGTGTACTGTGTTGTAACAGGATGCATGTCACAAGGGTAACTGCTGAGTTTAGCTGTGAATCATTTCATTTGATTAGATTTTGATATGGTTCAAGTTCATTTACAAAATAATAGTTATAAAATAATTATGGCAggatatttatttgaaaaaaattaaattaaattcacaaccaGTACAAATGTAATTTGATTTCACAATCAATAATCATGATTCAGAATGGGATGACTGGAGTTACATTACAGCTTAATATAGATACCTCTTAATGATTTCCAATCATGTCAGAGGAAGCTGGAATTTTTTTACTTTAGGGATTTTACAGAAACCCCATAGAGATTCGGTAAGGGTGTCAAACAACCAGCAAGGTTTTAATATAAAGTTTTTAACAAGGTTACTGGGAATTGTTGTTAAATACATTTTACCTACAGAAAGTCAGGTGTGGTCTTACAGACTGCTTTCTCTGACATGACATATCAATGGTGATCagatattaaaatatgtttagtTAATCTGTTCTATATCAGAGGCATTTCCTGCATCATTGATATTCTGTGACTTTATTGGAATTTGAAGCTTTACCACATGATTCATATCTCTGTTATCTTTTTCCTGACAGTGCATTTCCTATGAAAGTGGTTCAAGACTGTGTCTTTTATCAAAATTAATCATTTCAAAAGCTTTAGACATTTGATGTAAGGTTTTCCTCAGATCGGTAACATCCCTGACTTGACAAATAGTTATTTTAGTGCTTATAGCTAGGACAAACTTTTTATGTATTAGATAACTGTAAGCTAGTTTATTTTTATACTTCAAGGCACTTTAATGTCTCAGAGATGTGATCCCCATTTGATTGTTTTCGCCCATTAGACATTATGAGAAAATGCTGCCATGGACATTTACATCATATCAAAGattaattttcttatgtttttGTGTTATCGTTTTTATCTTCCTGTTGTATGGCAATGTTTTTGCTCAGCATAAAATCTTcctttttatcatttcacatgctGGGTCACTTCCTTCCAGTTGTACTGACATCATAGCACAAGTAACTGTAGTACAGGTATCTCCTAAAAAATGTTTTCTCACAGATCAACAAGATCTCATACATCAACAAATTAACTAGGATGTGgaaagcttttttttaattatataaatatataatttttcattaaattaatgtaagaactttttgCACACTCTCAGCAAAAAAGTATACCATTTAAGGTACAAGGGCTGTCACTAGGGTGGTAGCCTTAAGGGGACTTTTTTTGTACCGCTAGTACTTTATAACTTATTTCAGGTAAATAATTGTACCCTATGGACCTATTGTGTgcctttaaaggtacatttatatgttttgttcctctgAGAAAAGAAAACATACCTTTTTGTCTCCTTAAGGGCACAAATGAGTACCTAAAATAAGGGTACCACCCCAGCAGTGTTGggaaagttactcaaaataagtaatccactacaaagtACTTATtggaaaatgtaatcagattactttgctATAAGTAaaaacattactaattactttacttttaagttactttctaaatcacttttcctagaaaagtttttCGTTTTCTGCTCAGATACAAAATGTAGatatttcctcattcattgttgcacacccttcagctgtaacagaaatgctaacagacgtacatatgaattcatattttatatgtattatacagtacatattacttTAGTGCAAGTAATGTACTCaaaagtaattactgtaattaaaagacagtaactgtaatctaattacaagaatttaatatgtaatgtgttacattacctttttttttttttttttttttttactaaaaaagtaacttgattacagtaactaaaaaCGTTTTAATaggatacacccaacactgtaccCCAGTGACGGCTTTGTACTCTTAACGATACATTTTTTCTGAGAGTGCTTATTGGTGCAGTTCTGAATACCTGCTCTACACTTACTTACTAGGAAATGTAGACCAAAAGTAGACACTTTCAGAGACTATACTGGGATTATATTAAGAACTACTGTTAGTTCtcgttattattatttaaggaatataaaaaatgttatatTGCCTTTATACAGTAGTTAGATAGCTTAGAttcatggacaatttgttttgcTTGTAACAAAGTATTTAGTGGAGAGGTCAGTGGAATGATTAAGAAACTGGCCCTTTTTGTTCTCAAAAAAATACAGGAAGGGCTGAGAGGATGTCAGACCACTTTTGAATGACTCTGTGCTTTTGTTTTCCAACAGAGACCCAGTTTACACAGAGGAAGCCACTCCTGAGATAGAGGAGCAGTCAGGAGAGGGTTCGGGTAACTCAGACACCTTTGGAAGTTTTCTCAATGATGATCAGCAATTGATGAGAGATGGTCCAGAACAGGAGGTTAACAAGAATGAAGAGGAGGGCTCGACTGTTGGGGAAGAGGCCAGTGGAGACATTGATTACTCTAACTATGTCTTCCCTGAGAAAACAGGTTTGCTTTCTCCAAAGGATCTGAAAGATGAAAGTATGATTCCATAAAGAGCTGCTTTCCATCCcatgttattttcatttttgtttgacagcACAATGTGAAACATGCAGGATACTGCTTTTTTGgttacaaatataatttgaaaatgtatattCGTAATTGTTGTATTTTCTGCAAAAGTTGATTGTATTCCACTGTGTATTGAAGGATCTATGGGATTTTCCTGAAATGATTaatgtatacataatatatataatttgaactccaaacttttatattattattttatttactctgaatgtctgGAGTGGGACCCATGATGGCATCTGGCTTAACTATTAAAACAATCATTTGAGTTTTTGGTAATGGAAATATTGCTATTAGAAGCAATACAAATGCGTTTTGATATTAAGAAGAGAATTTTGTAAAACtcaaatatatttcaaatttttgccaacattgtattgtttttataatgttttggccattgtaaa
It contains:
- the srgn gene encoding serglycin; protein product: MRFYHIITLTLAIICLFGDSGLGAPSKGRYKWVKCRPGSKNANCETQMGPLVPLAGLKTRLPPSAIKYIDPVYTEEATPEIEEQSGEGSGNSDTFGSFLNDDQQLMRDGPEQEVNKNEEEGSTVGEEASGDIDYSNYVFPEKTGLLSPKDLKDESMIP